TGCGGATTCATAATCATCAGGGAACGGAGCGCGCTTCGCAGACGCTTACGGTTAACCCGATCCTCCGAATGTTCAAGAACCGCCCGAATTATCGCTTCAGCGGCATTATTCATGAGCAGATTGCAGCTGTCATTGTGCAGGAGACCCCGGAGGCCGCGATGCATATGGGCACCGTCATTGTCCATCACTACGGCTATGCCGACGGGGTCGTGGAGCGGAAAGATAAAATCAGCCGTAATCTCGGATTGCTGAAGCAGCAACTGGAGCAAAGTCCTGGAGATGCTTTTCAGCATTTCAATCTGGCAGTTGAATATATGCGGCTTAACGATTACGGGCAGGCGCTGGAGCATATCGGCACCTCGCTGAAGCTGGCCGAGCCGGGTACCAGCTATGTTCACCTGCTCTATAAATACAAAGTACGCTGTCTGGCGGTAACCGGTGATTACCCGGGTGCGTTGGAGGCCTGCGGGCAGGGAAGCACGCTTTTCCCGGATTATCCCGATCTCCACCACCTCAAGGGTGCGTTATTGCTACAGGTGTCGGCCTTAGCCGAAGCCAAGACCGCGCTGTGCCGGACACTGGAGATCGGAGCCTCGCCTCCCCTCTACCATACGGAATCCGGGTTAGGCACCTATCTCACCCACACGCTGCTGGGGCAGGTCTGCCAGCAGATCGGGGAAGCGCATGAAGCGGCAGCCTGCTTCACCAGGGCAGCCCAGCTCCAGCCGGACCCCTGGCCGCTGATCCCCCGGCTCACGCGCCTGTTCAAATGCACGGGCCGCGAGCCCGAGCTCCACGGCTGGCTGGCCGGGCAGCTGCCCGGCATCCTGACGGAGCAGCGCCAGGAGCTACTGCGCCTGCTGGTAAGGGATGGCTGTTACACAGCGGCGGCTGATGTGCTTGGGGCTGGGGTGAGGGATGCTGCGGTGCAAGATGCGGGTAAGGTGGATGGTATGACGCAGAGTGCGGGTGAGATCGATAGCGTGATGCGAGATGCGGGAGCGGTAGATGATGCAGAGCCGGAAGTGTCGCCTACTGCTGATTTGTTGGAGCTGTTGCAACGGGCGGAAGCGGCTTCCGCAGCTGAGCTGAGCTACGATGATATCACCGGGCTGCTTAACCATCCTGCAGTTGTCCCAGCGGACCGGAACACAGCACTGCCCTTATCTGCTATTGCTGCGGCTGTGCAGCCCTGGATTCTTTTGGCTGACAAGGTTCTGGCTGTGCTCGTAACTTCGGCCATGTATTCACCGGCGGCTGCGGCTGCGCGCATCACTCTTCCGCTCCCCAGATCGACCGATTAGTACATCATCAGATGATCGGAGTGGCGATAGGCTTAATTGTATTTGGTACAGCTAAAACGCCTGATTGATCACCAATTTCCCGTTTAGTTGTAATTCGGGCATTTAAACATCCGCTGATTCTTCCTTTTCCCCTTTTGGGCCAGATTTAGTTGTACAGACTATAATTATCCATAGAAAGTATACCTTTTCGCTGGTTTTACGTGTACATTCTGCAACTATCCTGCATAGTCGGTTTTTTATCAGGTAGAGCGTTGGTGTGACTGAGCGTTGCGGACTGAGGATCGTTTATTTTGGAGAAAACGCATGATTGGGAAGAGTTACGGACTCCACGGCGCTTAAAGGCGGATATGCTGCCCCAAATCATCGGTTAGAGAGACAATAGGGTCCTCTCAGTCCGCCACTCCGTAAAAAGTGCTGTTTGTGGGGAAATAACGGCTCTCCAGTCCGTCAGGAGTATACCCGCTTGCTTTGCACTCCCGCTTTTTCAATCAGATACTGTTAGGAAGGAGCTTACAGACCATGGATACTCCCGGGATCTCGCTCTGCATGATCGTCAGGAATGAGGCGCAGCACCTGGAGCAATGCCTGCTGTCTGTTCAGGGTAGGGTCTCGGAGATCATCATTGCAGATACCGGATCAGAGGATAACAGTATGGCTATCGCCCGCAGGTTCGGCGCCCGGGTGATCAGGCTGCCCTGGGAACACGATTTCTCCAAAGCCCGTAATCATACCCTGCAGCTGGCCTCCTATGGCTGGATTCTGGTGCTGGATGCAGATGAAGCCCTTGCTGACTGGAAGCTGGATGACTTGCAGAGTCTGCTGGAATCGGAGCGTGCGGACGGGTATTTCCTGCCTTTTATCCATTATGTGGGGGAGGGATCCGGGCGCGAATACGTGACAGACAATGTGTGCCGGCTGTTCCGTAATGATTCACGTATCTGTTTTCGAGGGAGCATTCATGAAGAGGTGGCCTCCAGCATCTGGAGCCTCCCCGGAGGACATATCGCTTATGCCCATCTGCCTGTGCACCATTATGGCTATCTGGATGATGAGCTTCAGCGCAAAAATAAAGCCAGCCGCAATCTGGAGCTGATCCACGCTGCTCTGCGGCTTGAACCAGACAGCGTTCCTCTGCGGTATGCACTGGGCACGGAATATTACCAGCAGGGACAATATCAGGCGGCAGCAGATCTTCTCCTGCCGCTGCTGGAGGAAGCTCCGCCAGAGTCCGGTTATACCGCTGACCTGTATCTCAAGACAGCCTTTGCCCTCCAAGCGGGCGGGCGGCCTGTGGACGCGGAGTCTGTCTATCGGGCCGGGATTGGGCTGTATGCAGATTTCACCGATCTGCTGGAGAGCTATGCGGGGCTGCTGCTGGAGCAAGGGCAAGTATGGCGGGCGTACCCTCTGCTCCAGCAGGCGCTGGACAGCGGGGATACCGCGCATAAATACCCTTCCTCCTCCGGCAGCGGAACCAGCCGCACCCGCATGTTCGCCGGGCGGGTCTGCGAGCG
This genomic interval from Paenibacillus sp. FSL H8-0332 contains the following:
- a CDS encoding glycosyltransferase is translated as MTTKPHQPRISLCMIVKNEADNLARCLRSVRGAVDEIIIVDTGSTDATCSIARSFGARIIDYPWNGDFAAARNAGLALAQGTWILVLDADEELEPGSRDELLVCAKHTEYEAFFVRIHNHQGTERASQTLTVNPILRMFKNRPNYRFSGIIHEQIAAVIVQETPEAAMHMGTVIVHHYGYADGVVERKDKISRNLGLLKQQLEQSPGDAFQHFNLAVEYMRLNDYGQALEHIGTSLKLAEPGTSYVHLLYKYKVRCLAVTGDYPGALEACGQGSTLFPDYPDLHHLKGALLLQVSALAEAKTALCRTLEIGASPPLYHTESGLGTYLTHTLLGQVCQQIGEAHEAAACFTRAAQLQPDPWPLIPRLTRLFKCTGREPELHGWLAGQLPGILTEQRQELLRLLVRDGCYTAAADVLGAGVRDAAVQDAGKVDGMTQSAGEIDSVMRDAGAVDDAEPEVSPTADLLELLQRAEAASAAELSYDDITGLLNHPAVVPADRNTALPLSAIAAAVQPWILLADKVLAVLVTSAMYSPAAAAARITLPLPRSTD
- a CDS encoding glycosyltransferase is translated as MDTPGISLCMIVRNEAQHLEQCLLSVQGRVSEIIIADTGSEDNSMAIARRFGARVIRLPWEHDFSKARNHTLQLASYGWILVLDADEALADWKLDDLQSLLESERADGYFLPFIHYVGEGSGREYVTDNVCRLFRNDSRICFRGSIHEEVASSIWSLPGGHIAYAHLPVHHYGYLDDELQRKNKASRNLELIHAALRLEPDSVPLRYALGTEYYQQGQYQAAADLLLPLLEEAPPESGYTADLYLKTAFALQAGGRPVDAESVYRAGIGLYADFTDLLESYAGLLLEQGQVWRAYPLLQQALDSGDTAHKYPSSSGSGTSRTRMFAGRVCERLFLFEEALEHYRQAISYAPDDPAAWEQLATLCLLSGQTEQLTAFTRQLLPALPRRVLSRLVPAALNARAAPWLAALCAAPHLPEDIRQVLQVLLGTLFRDPEQPGAASAGLARMRGDMPDNPWVSGYLWALSCRSGGIAAAGQGLGRLAELPPGPAADSEHRTNTPLSFADYSYEAQLLLQAGAWDTLLLLGRPFGAAHFLWSRLPLPLLRGLLDAPVAFKLQWCADYTGHLQHHSLPGDAAEWLLYAAIAQSCGQVPQLTSADEQTLRQSGSTAAITGLSYYMLLLAAEVHPEGSITATGSIPWLLLVKSVLQSGG